GGTGTGCACGTGGCGGAACCGGGCCTCGCCGGCGACGAGCACCACGTCGTCGCGCAGCTTCGGATGGTCGACGAGGTCGAAGCGGCCGTCCGTCGGGACGTCCACCATGCCGTGGTCGGCGGTGACGAGCAGGACGACGTCGGGCGGCAGGGCGGCGCGCAGGTCGGCGACGTCGCGGTCGACCTCCACGAGCGCCTTGCGCCACTCGTCGGAGTCGACGCCCGAGCCGTGCCCGGTGTGGTCGACGGCGGACTCGTAGGCGTAGACCAGCGCGCGGTCGTCACGCTCGACCGCCTCCACGACGGCCGTGAGCCGGTCCCACGCGTGCCGGACGCCCACGAAGGGCACCCCGCGCTGGCTGACGCGCGTGAGGCCGCTGAGCTCGAACCGCGCGTCGTTGACCACCGTGACCGCGACCCCCTCGTCGGCCAGCCGGCTCAGGACCGTGGGGTGCGGCTGCCACTGCTCGGGGACGATGCGGTCGTCCCACTTCAGCGTGTTGAGGAACCGGGACGTGCCCGGGATCCGGCAGGTGTAGCCGGACATGCCGTGCTGCCCGGGACGCAGGCCCGTACCCAGCGAGGTCAGGCTCACCGAGGTGGTCGAGGGGATCCCCGCCAGCACGTTCTCCACGTTGAGGCACGACGACAGGAAGGGGGCCAGCTCGGCATGCTCGCGCAGCAGGTCGAGTCCGAGTCCGTCGATGAGCAGCACGACGTAGCGCCTGGACTCGGGGAGTCCGAGGACGTCGGTGAAGCCCGGCACTCCGAGAGCGCCGCCCACCGAGGTCATCACCTCGTGGATGCCGGCGTGCGGCGCGGTCATCGAGCCTCGGTGACGGTGGTGGCCGCGGTCAGCGCGCGGGCGAACTCCAGCAGGCCCACGACCGCGGCGCCACCCTCCGCCGCCGCGCTCAGCCGCAGCGAGAAGTCGTCGCCGCTGATCGAGCCGGTGTAGCCGTGGTCGGCCTCGCACTCGGGATCGTCGCAGCGGGCGGGCTCGAGCTCGACGCGGGCGACGGCGCCCCATCCGATCGTGAGGAGGGCCTCCTCCAGCTGCTGCGTCTGGGCCGACACCATCCGCGTGACGACGACGCCGGAGACGCGCGACAGCGGTACGGCCTCGACGGACGTGGACGTGTAGGGCTTCGGCAGCAGCGTGTCGCCGGGGTGCTCGTCGGTGTGCGTCAGCAGCAGGCGCGTGGGGGTGAGGACCAGCACCGACATGTGCCGGCGGATCTCCTCGCGGTCGAACGTGGGCTCGTGGTGGACGACGAACGACTCCACGGGCTCGGAGGCCAGCGCGTCCTCGAGCGCTCCCGCGACGATCTCGGGGTAGTACCCGCTGCGCGAGATCGACTCATAGAGGTCCTTCGTCCGGTCCCTGGTCTGCGTCACCGACCCAGCGTATCCGCCGCCACGTCGGGCTGGCTCAGCCGCCGGACGAACCAGTCGCCCCGGCTGTCGGACGAGGGGATCACCTTCGCGCGCGCGCTCAGCGCGGTGTACCCGTCGGGGTTGACCAGCACGGGCTCCAGGTCGAGCGAGACGACCTCGGGCAGGTCGTCCTTGAGCGCCGCGAGGCGCAGCACGATGTCCTCGAGGGCGGCCACGTCGACCGGCTCGCTGCCGTGGTGCCCGAACAGCAGCGGCGCGGCCCGGATGCCGCTGACCATCGTGCGGGCGTCGACATCGGTGAGGGGCGGGATGCCGTAGCTGCGGTCCTCCAGCAGCTCGCTCGGCGCGCCGGCGATGCCGAACGAGACCAGCGGACCGAAGAGCCGGTCCTCGGTGGCACGGAAGGCGACCTGGACGCCGGCGGGCGCGGACCGCTGCACGAAGAAGGTGGTGTCGGCCCGGATGCCGCTCCACGTGGTCATCTCGTCCCACGCCTCGGCCATGTCCTGGGCGTCGTGGATGCCGCGCCAGACGTGGGCGAGGTCGGGGCGGGCCCGCAGGTGCTCGCTGCCGGCCTTGAGGACGACGTCCCAGCCGAGCTTCTCGCCGGCCGCGACGGCCTCCTCCTTGCTGTGCACGTTCGTCCAGGTCCACAGGTCGATGCCGTAGCAGGACAGCAGGTAGTGGACCTGCTCGGTGGAC
This genomic interval from Aeromicrobium choanae contains the following:
- a CDS encoding alkaline phosphatase family protein, with product MTAPHAGIHEVMTSVGGALGVPGFTDVLGLPESRRYVVLLIDGLGLDLLREHAELAPFLSSCLNVENVLAGIPSTTSVSLTSLGTGLRPGQHGMSGYTCRIPGTSRFLNTLKWDDRIVPEQWQPHPTVLSRLADEGVAVTVVNDARFELSGLTRVSQRGVPFVGVRHAWDRLTAVVEAVERDDRALVYAYESAVDHTGHGSGVDSDEWRKALVEVDRDVADLRAALPPDVVLLVTADHGMVDVPTDGRFDLVDHPKLRDDVVLVAGEARFRHVHTRSGAEAKVAARWRSALGDRVEVRLRDEAEEWFGPIDPTVRGRFGDVVVAALDDFAVFASDAFSVELLLRGFHGSITARERRIPVLVAG
- a CDS encoding DUF5998 family protein, yielding MTQTRDRTKDLYESISRSGYYPEIVAGALEDALASEPVESFVVHHEPTFDREEIRRHMSVLVLTPTRLLLTHTDEHPGDTLLPKPYTSTSVEAVPLSRVSGVVVTRMVSAQTQQLEEALLTIGWGAVARVELEPARCDDPECEADHGYTGSISGDDFSLRLSAAAEGGAAVVGLLEFARALTAATTVTEAR